The DNA region ACGGGCGAGGCCGCGGGCGCGGGCGCCGTCGGAGGCGCCGCCGTCGGGACCCTGCTCGGGCACCTCCTCTGCGATCCGAAGGAGCAGGCGCCGCCACCGCCACCCCCGCCGCCTCCGCCGCCACCACCGCCGGCCCCTAAGAAGATCGAGCTCTCGGCCGACGCGTACTTCGACTTCAACAAGGCGACGCTCAAGCCCGCGGGCAAGGAGAAGATCGACGCGGAGGTCGTGGCGCCGATGAAGGAACACCCGAACCTTCGAGCGCTGGTCGAGGGCCACACCGACTCGATCGGGTCGGACGCTTATAACCAGCGGCTTTCGGAGCGGCGCGCCAACGCGGTGCGGGACTACATGGTTTCGCGCGGCATCGACGCCCAGCGCATCATGACCAAGGGCTGGGGCAAGTCGAAGCCGATCGCCAGCAACAAGACGAAGGAGGGCCGGGCCAGAAACCGGCGCGTCGAGATCACCGAGGAATAGCTCCGCCGACGTCCATGACGGTCTGCGCGGTCGGGCCGGGGTGCCGCCCCCGACCCGGCCGCGTGATTCACGCGCGGGAGGGGAGGCCCATGTTGTCGATGCGATCGATCGTATGCCT from Deltaproteobacteria bacterium includes:
- a CDS encoding OmpA family protein, which codes for MGAAVGAGTAGGLVNAYEGGRGGSHQETGEAAGAGAVGGAAVGTLLGHLLCDPKEQAPPPPPPPPPPPPPPAPKKIELSADAYFDFNKATLKPAGKEKIDAEVVAPMKEHPNLRALVEGHTDSIGSDAYNQRLSERRANAVRDYMVSRGIDAQRIMTKGWGKSKPIASNKTKEGRARNRRVEITEE